CGATAATAATTTAATTAGGATATATTAATTAAATTGGCAGAAAATTTATTGTAAAATGGATTATTAAAATAAGATGTAAGGATATTTTATTTAAATCGTTTTGCTTTAAAACAATTTTACCTCTAGTAAGTTGTTTTAAAGTCATTTTTTTGTCTTTTTTTATTTTCCAGCAGTATAATCTATTAAAGCCAAAATTTGCAAAGGAAGTGAATTCATATGTATGAACAAAGAAGAGGATTCAATTGGGGGTCATTAATCTTAGGTATCTTGTTTATTGGAACCTCACTTATGGCTTTTAGTGATCCAACAGGTAATTTACTAACTATTGTATTGGTATTTGCAATATTTGCTATTTTGAAAGGCGTTATTGAGATTTTTGTTAGAAATCGTTTCAATAAATTGTCTAGTTATAGATCCTATGCACCTATTATCCGAGGTGTTATTGATATCTTTATAGGCATTTTCTTCTTATTTAATTTGGGGATTGGTGTTGCCTTATTGCCTTATGTATTTGCCATCTGGTTTTTAGTGGATTCTATTCTAGGATTATTTATGCTAGAATTTGCTAGAACGATGGGAAATGCCTTTTATTGGTTCTATTTGATTACAGACATTCTAGGTATTTTCTTAGGAATTTTATTACTATATCATCCAATTACTTCAGTCTTAACATTAAGCTTTTTAGTTGGTTTTTATTTTATGTTATTTGGGATTACAGAAATCGTTTCTGCCTTTAGATAATTATGAAATGTTTAATAGAACTAAAAACTATAAATCATGGAGTTTAGCCAATTGATTATAAAAATTTAAAATAAGGCAACTAAATTTAGTTGCCTTATTTTTGTTTATTCTTATTTAATTAGATAACATAAAACTAATAGAAGGATGCCTTTCTTTCTAATATCTAAAAAAGAGGTATAAAAATAAAAAAATAACTATATAGTGAAATGACTACTTAATTAAATAATTTAAAAGAGAAATTTGTACTTTTTAGTTAGGTTAAAAAATAAAATTTATCTACTTTATGGACAGTTAAAAACCATTTTTAGCTTTATCGAATTTTTTCTTTATTTTTTGATAAAAACGGATTTTATAGTTAATAAAACTATTTATATAAAATCATAGTTATTGGTTTGTTTTTTAGTTAAAAAGCTGAATTAAAAAGAAGGAGAGGAATTGAAAGATGAGTAAAAAAAGGCGATTTATTGCTTGGAATATTTTAGGAATTTTTGTTATTTGGTGTAGTGTATTATTAAGTATAACTACTAGTAGTTTTTATGCAGAAGAATCAAATCAAAACAAACAATAAGCAACTGTACAGTTAACGTTGAATCCTGAAAATCAATATCAAAAAATAAGTAGTTTTGGTGCAAGTGGCGCTTGGTGGGCAAAAGATGTTGGTGGTTGGATAGATCAGGAAGGAGATCAAACAAAACGAGATAAAATCGCTCAACTGTTATTTGATACAAAGGACAGAATTGGCTTTTCTTCCTATCGGTATAACTTGGGGGCAGGAAGTGCAGATACTAATAATAGTCCTAAAATAACAGATCCTTGGCGCAAGGCAGAAAATTTTGAAAAAGCACCAAAGCAGTATGATTGGACAAAAGATAAAAACGCACAATACATGTTAAACCAAGCAGTGAACTATGGAATTAAAGATATTTATTTATTTGCAAATAGCCCACTTGAACGTTTGACAAAAAATGGAATCGCTTATGGTTCAAATATTAATGGAAGTACAAGTAATTTAGCAAAAGAAAATTATCAAGAGTTTGCTGATTATTTATTAGATGTTACAGAACATTTTATTAAACAAGGAATACCGGTCACAAGTTTATCTCCAATCAATGAACCACAATGGGAATGGACAAGTGGCCAAGAAGGTTGCCATTATAATCCAAAAGAAATGGTTGATTTTGCAAAATTTATTTATAAGGAAAAAGAAAAAAGAAAAACATTACAACAACTTGAAATTTCAGTACCTGAACTTGGTGAATGGATGAATTCAAGCCAAAATTATTATCAAGCAATGGCAAGTGATACAGAATTTATGTAGGCTTATCCAACCTGGGATATTCATTCTTACTGGTCATCAAAAGAAGCAAAACAAAAATTTAACCAATGGTTAGATAATAACCATATAAATGTTGGATTAAAAATGACTGAATGGACAGAAATGGTTAATGGAAAAGATACTAGCATGAAATCTGCTTTAACCCTGGCTAATCAAATTCATGAAGATTTAACACTTTTAGATGTTACAACCTGGCAATATTGGATTGCTGTAAGTTGTTATGATTATCACGATGGATTAATTTATGTAGATTTAAACAATCACAATGTCGAACCTGCTAAAAGACTTTGGTCAATGGGTAATTTCAGTAAATTTATTCGACCAGGGGCAAAACGCTTTGAAGTAACCGTGAATGATGATCAAATAAATACAGTCGGTTTTATCGATGAAAAAACAAATCAAAAAATCATTATCTGTATTAATAATCGTTCAAAAGATAGTACGATTGAGCTACCTGAAGGGACAGTTGCTAAAAGTGCTTATGTGACATCAGAAAATTCTGATTTAAAACAAGTTTTAAATCAGGAATCTACTAAAGTAACTTTATCCGGTGCTTCTGTTACAACTCTAATTTGTAATTAATAAAAATAATTATTTTGTAGAAAATGGATTATTTAAATAAAAAGGAGTAAGACAGATGCAAACATTTATGATAAAAAATTGGAAGTTCAAATTAGAAGAGAATCAAAATGCTTGGCAAAAAGATTTTTTTGATGAAAATTGGGAAGATATTACAGTTCCGCATGATTGGAGTATCCAGCAAGAATTTAGTAAAACAAATGCTAGTGGCACAGGATACCTTGCAGGCGGTATTGCTTGGTATCGTACACATATTTTATTAGAAAAAATCGAATTGACTAAAAAAATTATTCAATTATGTTTTGAAGGCGTATATAAAAATGCAGATATTTGGGTAAATGGCTACCATCTAGGTTATCGACCATCTGGTTACAGTTCTATTTATCATGATATCACAGAAATTATTTCACTAAGACCGGATAATGATTTAGTGATTGCCGTTCGGGTTGATCATTCAGAAATCGCCGATTCACGTTGGTATAATGGTTCAGGCATTACTCGACCTGTTAAGTTGGAAGTTGTAGAAGAAGTATTTTTAGATCGCTATGCTATCACCTTTACAACAGAACAGATTATAAATAACGAAGCAAAAATTAGTTTGGAAGCATTTATAACCAATGCAAGTAATCATGAACAAAAAATAAAAATGATACCAACATTACATCATAAAAAAATGGTTGATTTTCATTTTGATGAAAAATCTCTAACTATTTCGTCAGGTGAGAAACAAAAGGTGACTTTTCAAGGTACAATCAAGAATCCTCGACTTTGGTGTCCAGATTCACCGAACCTGTATCAATTAAATGTACAGTTAGAAATGATGGGAAATACAATTGTGTATTCTAAAAATGTTGGTATTCGGACCTGTTTGTTTGATGCAAATCAGGGATTTTCAATAAATGGACAATCGCTTAAGTTAAAAGGGGTTTGCTTACATGAAGATGCTGGTTGTTTTGGTACAGCAGTACCTACTGTTGTCTGGTTACGTCGATTATTAAAACTGAAGAAAATGGGATGCAATGCTATTCGAATGGCACATAATCCACATGCACAGAATCTCTATGATCTATGTGATAGTTTGGGTTTTTTAGTCATTGATGAAGCTTTTGATGAATGGGAAAATCCAAAAAACAAATGGTGGCAAGGACACAATGTTTATCCGCCTAAATTTGAAGGCTATGCAAAAGATTTTTCTGTTTGGTATAAAAAAGATTTAGCAGATATGATTGAACGCAATAAAAATCATCCGTCAATCATTGCTTGGAGTATTGGAAATGAATTGGATTATCCGAATGATCCATATGCCAATACACTGGTTAAACAAATGATTGGAAATAATGACGAAAATAAACCAGAAAAGGAACAAGGCTTTAATCCTAATCGTCCAGATACACGTTATCTAACCTCAATTGCAAAAAAACTGAGTGATCTATGCCATCAATTAGACAAAACAAGACCAGTTACTTTAGCGATTGCTTTTCCTGAACTGTCTACACAAACAGGACTTCTTGATCCTTTAGACCTAATTGGCTATAACTACAAAGAAGAATATTATGCAAAAGACCATAAGCGATTTCCAGGTAAACCTTTTATTGGTAGTGAGAATAGTCATAAATATTCTAATTGGTTAGCTGTGCTAGAAAATGAATATATTTCTGGACAATTTCTCTGGACAGGTATTGATTATTTAGGAGAGGCAAAAGGTTGGCCACTTCATGGCTCAGATGCAGGGTTATTAACATTAGCGGGCTTTGAAAAAAATAATTATTATTTAAGACAGAGCTGGTGGTCACAAGCACTAATGGTCAAATTATTTACCCGATTAGGTTCTTCTGAAATGACTGATTCTTCTGAAAGAGTACCCGTTTATCGAAAGTGGAATTACGAAATGGGCGATGAGGTAGAAGTAAGATGCTATACAAATGGTGATACCGTCCAATTAATGAATGATGGACAGGAAGTTCCTTTAACTTTTAAAAAAGAGAAGGGCTATTATCAAGCAAAAACCATATTTGAAGGGGAGGATTTAATTGTCACTGCTAAAAGCAAAGATCAAACGGAAACTGACAGATTAAGTGCACAGGGTGAAGCACAGAGATTAATGGCAACCAATTGGCAAAATGAAGGTGCTATTAACTGCTTAAAACAACAAGGGATTGAGCTTGAAGAGGAGATTTATCAAATAGAACTTGAATGGGTCGATAGTAGTAATGAGCGAACAATGGATGAGAAAATTATTTTATTCAAGGGAGAAGGCTGTCAATTGCTAGGGTTTGAAAATGGTGATTTATCAGATAATACAGCCTATACAGAAAATTGGCGTCGTAGTTATGATGGTCAACTCATTTGTTATCTAAAAATTATCGATTCATATGCGAAAGCAACATTCACAGCAAAAAGTTTTAAACCATTAGAGTTAGAATTTAAAGAGAAACAACTTTTAACAAAATTATAAAAAAATAAATAAGCTTTCTCTGTTTTTATTTAACAGAGAAAGCATTTAATAAAAGGAGAAAGAAGATATGTCAAATTTTTTATTTGTATACTTTACTGGAGAACATGAAATGGGCGAACAGGTTTATTTTAGTATTAGCAAGGATGGTAAAAATTTCAAAGATTTAAATAAAGGACAACCAGTATTAATCAGTAATATCAACAAAAAAGGCGTACGTGATCCATTTATCTTGAAACATCCAAAAAAGAATCATTTTTACCTGATTGCTACTGATTTAAAAATTGGGTCTGAAGGTGACTGGCATACTGCACAGAATGCTGGAAGTAAAGATATTATTATTTGGGAAACAGATGATTTAATAAATTGGAGTAATCCTCGGGCGGTAACAGTAGGATTGCCAGAGGCAGGAAATGTTTGGGCACCAGAAGCTATTTATGATACGGATAAGGAGGCATTCTTTGTCTTTTGGGCATCTAAGATCAATGGAAAACATAGAATTTATGGTAGTCATACCGTTTGATTTTATAAATTTTGATTCTCCCTTTCTTTTTGCTGAAAAGGAGTATGACATTATTGATAGTACAATTATTCACGAAGATGGGTACTTCTATCGATTTACTAAAAATGAAAAGAATAAGCGAATCATTTTAGAAAAAGCGCCACAGCTATTTGGAAATTATGAGGAGATTTATTCACCTGTATTAAATCAATTAGCAGGAGTGGAAGGACCAGAAGTATATCAAGTTGAAGAACATTTATGGTATTTAATTTTAGATCGATTTATGGAAGGAAAAGGATACAACCTTTTAAGTACGAAAAATTTATCAAGCGGTGAATTTACCATTTTCCCAGAAGGATCTTACGATTTTGGCAAAAATAAAAAACGTCATGGTGGCGTTATGGCAATTACTACTGAAGAATACCAACGACTACAATCTCATTACAATTAAGCTATTTTTAATTTTTAATAGAAGATAGAAAAAATATTGATATCTTAAAAATAAAAATATTATCTAAAAATTGTTATTTACAAATAATTGTAATTGTTTAATGAATAATAAATTGCTTATTATCAAGACTATAAAAAAAGAAAGTCGATTTAATTACATAGAAAACATTAAAATCATTCTGGTTTTCAATCTTTAAAACGAAGAAGTTAAAAGACAAGAACCCTATTGAAATATTGTTACTATGTTCAAAGATAAGAGGATTATTCAGAAAATACAAAAACAATTAATTATTTAAAAAATAAGCAAGCTAAAAAAAATTCTCTCGTCCGCTTGCTTATTTAGATATAACAATAAATTAATTTAATAAGTAATGAAAACCACAACTGGAAATATAAACACACTGAAAAGATAAGTATAAATGTTTTTTAGGCATTTTACTTATCTTTTCATTTTAATATGTTTAATTGGTATTATAGATGATTAAATCACTTGATAATTTATGATGATTTTCTCAAATAAATAGTTGAAAAATTTTCTAGTTTCAATTTAATAATTGTTATTTTATTCTTTTATCAGATAGGTTGTATAAGCGGCCATCTTTTCATCATTTTCTAGTAATTTTCCAGTCAGTAAGTCTTTTTTACCAATAAACCGTTGTGGTAATGATAATAATTGGTTTTTAAAATTGATGATGAAATAATAGGCGTGATTTCCTTTATAACGGCAAGTGATCTCTAAATCAGTTGGTTCATTTATGACGGATTGAATTTGCTTCTCTGTTGTTACCATTTCTAATACTTTATTTAAGGCATGATTTTCTAATTGGGTACCAACGTAATAAACAGTTCCCTGACCAAAATTATTTTTCGTTACAACAGGTGTTTCTGCGTAGAAATTACTTGTATAATTAGCAAGTGAGCTGGCTGTTTCTAAATGAATGATATCACATATCAAACTACACTTACTTTCTGTATGATCATTGAATTGCAGAGTGTTTGTTTGTTCAGGTGCTAAAGCATCTGTCTCCTCTACCCAAATCCCCGCTAGTTTTCTTAGTGGACCAGGATAACCACCCAAGTAGGCATTATCTGATTGGTCAACGATTCCACTCATGAAAGTCGTTAATAATGTCCCACCATTTTGTACAAAATTTTCTAATGCTTTTTGCATTCCTGCTTTTATCATATATAGTACAGGAGCAATGACCACTTTATATTTTGTAAAGTCTGCATCAACAGGAATCATATCAACAGAAATGTTTTGTTCATAAAAGTAACGATAATATTGATGAATTTGTTCTACATAGGTTAAATCAACATTAGGACCACTGGTATATTCTAAGGCCCAGTAGTTATCCCAATCAAAGACAATACCTACTTCTGAGCTATTTTGACTATTAATAACCTCTGATAGCTGACTTAATTCAGCTCCCAATTGTTCACATTCTTTAAATACACGTGTCTCTTCATGTCCACAATGTTCAATGACTGCCCAATGGAATTTTTCACAGGCACCAACAGAACGTCGTAATTGGAAAAATTGTATTGTATCCGCACCGTGAGCAATTGTTTGATAGCTTTGTGCGCG
The genomic region above belongs to Melissococcus plutonius ATCC 35311 and contains:
- a CDS encoding glycoside hydrolase, with protein sequence MTEWTEMVNGKDTSMKSALTLANQIHEDLTLLDVTTWQYWIAVSCYDYHDGLIYVDLNNHNVEPAKRLWSMGNFSKFIRPGAKRFEVTVNDDQINTVGFIDEKTNQKIIICINNRSKDSTIELPEGTVAKSAYVTSENSDLKQVLNQESTKVTLSGASVTTLICN
- a CDS encoding endo-1,4-beta-xylanase — its product is MSNFLFVYFTGEHEMGEQVYFSISKDGKNFKDLNKGQPVLISNINKKGVRDPFILKHPKKNHFYLIATDLKIGSEGDWHTAQNAGSKDIIIWETDDLINWSNPRAVTVGLPEAGNVWAPEAIYDTDKEAFFVFWASKINGKHRIYGSHTV
- a CDS encoding glycoside hydrolase, encoding MNPENQYQKISSFGASGAWWAKDVGGWIDQEGDQTKRDKIAQLLFDTKDRIGFSSYRYNLGAGSADTNNSPKITDPWRKAENFEKAPKQYDWTKDKNAQYMLNQAVNYGIKDIYLFANSPLERLTKNGIAYGSNINGSTSNLAKENYQEFADYLLDVTEHFIKQGIPVTSLSPINEPQWEWTSGQEGCHYNPKEMVDFAKFIYKEKEKRKTLQQLEISVPELGEWMNSSQNYYQAMASDTEFM
- a CDS encoding glycoside hydrolase family 2 TIM barrel-domain containing protein; translation: MQTFMIKNWKFKLEENQNAWQKDFFDENWEDITVPHDWSIQQEFSKTNASGTGYLAGGIAWYRTHILLEKIELTKKIIQLCFEGVYKNADIWVNGYHLGYRPSGYSSIYHDITEIISLRPDNDLVIAVRVDHSEIADSRWYNGSGITRPVKLEVVEEVFLDRYAITFTTEQIINNEAKISLEAFITNASNHEQKIKMIPTLHHKKMVDFHFDEKSLTISSGEKQKVTFQGTIKNPRLWCPDSPNLYQLNVQLEMMGNTIVYSKNVGIRTCLFDANQGFSINGQSLKLKGVCLHEDAGCFGTAVPTVVWLRRLLKLKKMGCNAIRMAHNPHAQNLYDLCDSLGFLVIDEAFDEWENPKNKWWQGHNVYPPKFEGYAKDFSVWYKKDLADMIERNKNHPSIIAWSIGNELDYPNDPYANTLVKQMIGNNDENKPEKEQGFNPNRPDTRYLTSIAKKLSDLCHQLDKTRPVTLAIAFPELSTQTGLLDPLDLIGYNYKEEYYAKDHKRFPGKPFIGSENSHKYSNWLAVLENEYISGQFLWTGIDYLGEAKGWPLHGSDAGLLTLAGFEKNNYYLRQSWWSQALMVKLFTRLGSSEMTDSSERVPVYRKWNYEMGDEVEVRCYTNGDTVQLMNDGQEVPLTFKKEKGYYQAKTIFEGEDLIVTAKSKDQTETDRLSAQGEAQRLMATNWQNEGAINCLKQQGIELEEEIYQIELEWVDSSNERTMDEKIILFKGEGCQLLGFENGDLSDNTAYTENWRRSYDGQLICYLKIIDSYAKATFTAKSFKPLELEFKEKQLLTKL
- a CDS encoding beta-galactosidase — encoded protein: MTDFNQFIYGGDYNPNQWSKDIWQEDMQLFKKAHINSATINVFSWSKIQPSENSYDFKELDEIIQLLSDENYFIILATSTGALPAWMYKRYPEVARVDYEGRSHKFGQRHNACPNSLVYQKFAKRLVKKLAERYGNHPNISCWHVNNEYGGECYCEKCERAFQVWVKDKYKTIDSVNQAWNMEFLGHTLYDFDEIVAPNRLSEGIGTDKTAFAGISIDYKRFISDSLLNNFKMEKTAIHKFDTKTPITTNLMGTYKGLDYFKWAKELDIVSWDNYPAYNTPWSMVAMTHVLMRGLKNQPFMLMEQTPSQQNWQAYNSLKKPGQMRAQSYQTIAHGADTIQFFQLRRSVGACEKFHWAVIEHCGHEETRVFKECEQLGAELSQLSEVINSQNSSEVGIVFDWDNYWALEYTSGPNVDLTYVEQIHQYYRYFYEQNISVDMIPVDADFTKYKVVIAPVLYMIKAGMQKALENFVQNGGTLLTTFMSGIVDQSDNAYLGGYPGPLRKLAGIWVEETDALAPEQTNTLQFNDHTESKCSLICDIIHLETASSLANYTSNFYAETPVVTKNNFGQGTVYYVGTQLENHALNKVLEMVTTEKQIQSVINEPTDLEITCRYKGNHAYYFIINFKNQLLSLPQRFIGKKDLLTGKLLENDEKMAAYTTYLIKE
- a CDS encoding HdeD family acid-resistance protein, encoding MYEQRRGFNWGSLILGILFIGTSLMAFSDPTGNLLTIVLVFAIFAILKGVIEIFVRNRFNKLSSYRSYAPIIRGVIDIFIGIFFLFNLGIGVALLPYVFAIWFLVDSILGLFMLEFARTMGNAFYWFYLITDILGIFLGILLLYHPITSVLTLSFLVGFYFMLFGITEIVSAFR